The Deinococcus apachensis DSM 19763 genome has a segment encoding these proteins:
- a CDS encoding metallophosphoesterase family protein, giving the protein MRIAVFGDIHGNLPALRAALVDMRAQGAEAFVCLGDVAMDGVWPRECVAEVAALGCPVVRGNADWEMLEAPGPFTPRGLPDERELWEIGNWSRTQLTNVDRDVLRTYAPTVSLPDLLCFHGSPARDDEELGARTPEDRLEDLRAAHGQQGAWVGGHTHKPLLRTLDGWTLLNPGSVGLPFERRNGKYVNLARAEYLLLDQTSGGWQVIFRAVPYSVGEVQRGILASGMPHAAWVAGDWVAG; this is encoded by the coding sequence ATGCGAATCGCGGTGTTCGGCGATATCCACGGCAACCTTCCGGCGCTGCGGGCGGCCCTCGTGGACATGCGGGCTCAGGGGGCGGAGGCGTTCGTGTGCCTGGGCGACGTGGCGATGGACGGCGTCTGGCCGCGCGAGTGCGTGGCGGAGGTGGCGGCGCTGGGCTGTCCGGTCGTGCGGGGCAATGCGGACTGGGAGATGCTGGAAGCGCCCGGCCCCTTCACCCCACGCGGCCTTCCCGACGAGCGGGAGTTGTGGGAGATCGGCAACTGGAGCCGCACGCAACTGACGAACGTGGACCGGGACGTGCTGCGAACCTACGCGCCGACCGTCAGCCTCCCCGACCTCCTGTGCTTCCACGGCAGCCCGGCGCGGGATGACGAGGAACTGGGAGCGCGAACACCAGAGGACCGACTGGAGGACTTACGGGCCGCGCACGGACAGCAGGGGGCCTGGGTGGGCGGTCATACCCACAAGCCGCTGCTCCGAACGCTGGACGGCTGGACCCTCCTCAATCCCGGCAGCGTGGGCCTGCCCTTCGAACGCCGGAACGGAAAGTACGTCAACCTCGCCCGCGCCGAGTACCTGCTCCTCGATCAGACGAGCGGAGGCTGGCAGGTAATCTTCCGCGCCGTCCCCTACAGCGTGGGGGAGGTGCAGCGGGGAATCCTCGCCTCGGGGATGCCGCACGCGGCGTGGGTGGCGGGGGACTGGGTGGCCGGATGA
- a CDS encoding DUF2231 domain-containing protein codes for MDSQINDLIEDALSDHPSLEVLSGQLQGWLKDAEEALPDGLISLLHGEPIGHPLHPILIHLPLGGWIVGGILDFWPGRGSPEREHAADSALLIGTLGAIPTIAAGWTDWSNSRGQARRTGLIHGALNETAFLLNAASLLARRRGRRGLGKALSGTALALGGVGAFLGGQLVYRHGLGVGHTMTVPQG; via the coding sequence ATGGATTCACAGATCAATGACCTTATCGAGGACGCGCTGAGTGATCACCCCTCGCTGGAGGTTCTGTCCGGGCAGTTGCAAGGCTGGCTGAAGGACGCGGAGGAGGCCCTGCCGGACGGGCTGATCAGCCTGCTGCACGGCGAGCCCATCGGCCATCCCCTGCACCCCATCCTGATTCACCTCCCGCTGGGGGGCTGGATCGTCGGGGGCATCCTCGACTTCTGGCCGGGCAGAGGCAGCCCGGAGAGGGAACATGCCGCCGATTCGGCCCTCCTGATCGGCACCCTGGGGGCCATCCCCACGATTGCGGCGGGCTGGACCGACTGGTCAAACTCGCGCGGGCAGGCGCGCCGCACCGGGCTGATCCACGGTGCCCTGAACGAAACCGCCTTCCTGCTCAACGCGGCTTCCCTGCTGGCGCGCAGGCGGGGGCGGCGCGGGCTGGGCAAAGCGCTGTCAGGCACGGCCCTGGCCCTGGGTGGCGTGGGCGCTTTCCTGGGCGGGCAGCTCGTCTACCGGCACGGTCTGGGGGTCGGGCACACGATGACGGTGCCGCAGGGCTAA
- a CDS encoding sugar ABC transporter permease, with product MTVAPQNPQTPRGVPRSQPLPPGGYVHREPGPLRRALPWLVLAALVVGLVVLGYFLVRSLANSQKSFTIYFVEGGWKRFLLFLLAASGLLALTSLVGQRIGQVRTGRRISYLAVLGDQLTHLFLILVVLIAIYPLFYVLLAAFDPNNSLFAFPDFGNPNIFYKTGLLPQLSGLSYDNFRQLFEGFSMPGWQVLLAGIVGAGLAAMLILLLLQRFGRESAGLDRTRTWITRILLAALAILIIFMTPAQFTGGTNESKFLLSVRNTLFVSGLTGALAILLSTTAGYAMARLRFPGRFQTLLFFIFIQMFPVFLALVAVYTLMVLLGLSNTFTGLILAYSGGAIAFNTWIFKGYVESLPESLEEAAMVDGATRWQAFQRVVLPLSGGILVFIFLNQFIGTYAEFILANVLLTGVEKWTVGIMLLSFTSGQFSTKWGVFAAAATLGAIPIVALFYGFQRYFVGGAVAGGVKE from the coding sequence ATGACCGTCGCTCCCCAGAATCCACAGACGCCGCGCGGCGTTCCGCGCTCGCAACCCCTGCCGCCGGGGGGGTACGTCCACCGGGAACCCGGGCCGCTGCGCCGGGCGCTCCCCTGGCTGGTCCTGGCAGCCCTGGTGGTCGGCCTGGTTGTCCTGGGTTACTTCCTGGTTCGCAGCCTGGCGAACAGCCAGAAGAGCTTCACGATCTACTTCGTGGAGGGGGGCTGGAAGCGCTTCTTGCTGTTCCTGCTTGCGGCGAGCGGCCTGCTGGCCCTCACCAGCCTGGTGGGGCAGCGGATCGGTCAGGTCCGCACCGGACGGCGCATCAGCTACCTGGCCGTGCTGGGCGACCAGCTCACGCACCTGTTCCTGATTCTGGTGGTGCTCATCGCCATCTATCCGCTCTTCTACGTGCTGCTGGCGGCCTTCGACCCCAACAACAGCCTGTTCGCGTTCCCCGACTTCGGGAATCCCAACATCTTTTACAAGACGGGGCTGCTGCCCCAGCTCAGCGGCCTGAGCTACGACAACTTCCGCCAACTGTTCGAGGGCTTCTCCATGCCCGGCTGGCAGGTACTGCTCGCGGGCATCGTGGGGGCGGGCCTGGCGGCGATGCTGATCCTGCTGCTGCTGCAACGCTTCGGGCGCGAGAGCGCGGGGCTGGACCGCACCCGCACCTGGATCACCCGCATCCTGCTGGCCGCGCTGGCGATCCTGATCATCTTCATGACCCCGGCGCAGTTCACGGGCGGCACGAACGAGAGCAAATTCCTGCTGTCGGTCCGCAACACGCTGTTCGTCTCCGGCCTGACAGGCGCCCTGGCGATCCTGCTCTCCACAACCGCCGGGTACGCGATGGCGCGGCTGCGCTTCCCCGGGCGCTTCCAGACCCTGCTGTTTTTCATCTTCATCCAGATGTTCCCGGTCTTTCTCGCGCTCGTCGCCGTGTACACGCTGATGGTGCTGCTGGGCCTGAGCAACACCTTCACCGGCCTGATCCTGGCGTACTCGGGCGGGGCCATCGCGTTCAACACCTGGATCTTCAAGGGGTACGTCGAGAGTCTGCCCGAGTCGCTGGAGGAGGCCGCGATGGTGGACGGCGCGACCCGCTGGCAGGCGTTCCAGCGGGTGGTGCTGCCGCTGTCGGGCGGCATCCTGGTGTTCATCTTCCTGAACCAGTTCATCGGCACCTACGCCGAGTTCATCCTGGCGAACGTGCTGCTGACCGGCGTGGAGAAGTGGACAGTGGGCATCATGCTGCTGAGCTTCACCAGCGGCCAGTTCTCGACGAAGTGGGGCGTCTTCGCCGCCGCCGCGACGCTGGGCGCAATCCCCATCGTGGCGCTGTTCTACGGCTTCCAGCGCTACTTCGTGGGCGGGGCCGTGGCAGGTGGCGTGAAGGAATAG
- a CDS encoding MFS transporter, which produces MSAATPPRRGSPKLILFLTIFVAMLGLSVLFPIIAPLGRQLGLSETQIGWFSTAYSLAQFVFAPIWGSRSERTGRKPILILGLVGFSLSFGLFGVLAALGVKGVLGGTALFVLLVAARLIGGMLSSATLPTAQAMMADLTAEKDRAAAMGLIGAAFGLGVVFGPALGALLSGFGLTVPVFFSAGLGLLTALAAFLTLPETRRAGAGAVPRGERRALLRQPTILLFLAVSALYTLASVGMEQTIAFYVQDTLRLGAAETAKAVGGMLAVFGFLAAAVQGGAMRPLSKKVAPGPLISLGLLVMGAGMFLLPQTHTFWAITAALAVIGVGSAILGPSLSAALSLSAGAGGQGAVAGLNSSALALGRMTGPLLGTGLYQTAGHAAPYLLSGGVLSALLVWTLIARPQVRPAGRDGGAVRS; this is translated from the coding sequence ATGAGCGCCGCAACCCCTCCCCGCCGCGGGAGTCCCAAACTGATCCTGTTCCTGACCATTTTCGTCGCCATGCTGGGACTGAGCGTGCTGTTCCCGATCATCGCGCCGCTGGGGCGGCAACTGGGCCTCAGCGAGACGCAGATCGGCTGGTTCTCCACCGCCTACAGCCTCGCGCAATTCGTGTTCGCCCCGATCTGGGGCAGCCGCAGCGAGCGCACCGGCCGCAAGCCCATCCTGATTCTCGGCCTGGTCGGCTTCTCCCTGAGCTTCGGGCTGTTCGGGGTGCTCGCCGCCCTGGGGGTCAAGGGCGTGCTGGGCGGGACCGCGCTGTTCGTGCTGCTCGTCGCCGCCCGGCTGATCGGCGGGATGCTCTCCAGCGCCACCCTGCCCACGGCCCAGGCGATGATGGCCGACCTGACCGCCGAGAAGGACCGCGCTGCCGCAATGGGCTTGATTGGCGCGGCCTTCGGCTTGGGCGTGGTGTTCGGCCCGGCTCTGGGGGCCCTGCTCTCGGGCTTCGGGCTGACGGTACCCGTGTTCTTCAGCGCGGGGCTGGGCCTGCTGACCGCGCTTGCGGCTTTCCTCACCCTGCCCGAGACGCGCCGGGCGGGCGCCGGAGCGGTCCCCCGGGGCGAACGCCGCGCCCTGCTGCGGCAGCCCACCATCCTGCTCTTCCTGGCGGTCAGCGCCCTGTACACGCTCGCCTCGGTCGGGATGGAGCAGACCATCGCGTTCTACGTGCAGGATACCCTGCGCCTGGGGGCCGCCGAGACGGCCAAGGCGGTCGGTGGAATGCTCGCCGTGTTCGGCTTCCTCGCTGCTGCGGTGCAGGGAGGGGCAATGCGGCCCCTGAGCAAGAAGGTGGCGCCCGGCCCGCTGATTAGCCTGGGCCTGCTCGTGATGGGCGCGGGGATGTTCCTGCTGCCCCAGACACACACCTTCTGGGCGATCACCGCCGCGCTCGCCGTGATCGGCGTGGGGAGCGCCATTCTCGGCCCCAGCCTGAGCGCCGCGCTCTCGCTGAGCGCGGGGGCGGGTGGGCAGGGGGCCGTTGCGGGCCTGAATAGCAGCGCCCTCGCGCTGGGGCGCATGACCGGCCCGCTGCTGGGCACCGGCCTGTACCAGACCGCCGGGCACGCGGCCCCCTACCTGCTCAGCGGGGGCGTCCTGAGCGCGCTCCTGGTGTGGACCCTGATCGCGCGGCCCCAGGTGCGGCCCGCGGGGAGGGACGGGGGAGCGGTCAGGAGCTGA
- the deoD gene encoding purine-nucleoside phosphorylase, protein MSVHLNAEPGQIAETVLLPGDPLRARHIAETFFEHPVQHNSVRGMLGYTGTYKGQRVSVQGTGMGIASSMIYVSELIQDYGCQNLIRVGTCGSYQPDVHVRDLVLAQAACTDSNINNIRFGAKNFAPIADFGLLLRAHQIAQERGFTTHVGNIMSSDTFYHDDFDQYKLWAAYGVLAVEMEAAGLYTLAAKHGVKALTILTVSDHLVTREETTAEERQTTFNGMIEVALDAALGL, encoded by the coding sequence GTGAGTGTCCACCTGAATGCCGAACCCGGCCAGATCGCCGAGACTGTCCTGCTGCCCGGCGACCCCCTGCGCGCCCGGCACATCGCCGAGACCTTTTTCGAGCATCCCGTGCAGCACAATTCTGTGCGCGGGATGCTGGGCTACACCGGCACCTACAAGGGGCAGCGCGTCAGCGTGCAGGGCACCGGCATGGGCATCGCCTCCTCAATGATCTATGTGTCCGAACTGATCCAGGACTACGGCTGCCAGAACCTGATTCGGGTGGGCACCTGCGGCTCGTACCAGCCGGACGTGCATGTGCGCGACCTCGTACTGGCCCAGGCCGCCTGCACCGACTCCAACATCAACAACATCCGCTTCGGGGCCAAAAACTTCGCCCCCATTGCCGACTTCGGCCTGCTGCTGCGCGCCCACCAGATCGCGCAGGAACGCGGCTTTACCACCCACGTCGGCAACATCATGTCGAGCGACACCTTCTACCACGACGATTTCGACCAGTACAAACTCTGGGCAGCCTACGGCGTCCTCGCCGTCGAGATGGAGGCTGCCGGGCTCTACACCCTCGCCGCCAAGCACGGCGTCAAGGCCCTGACCATCCTTACCGTCTCCGACCACCTCGTCACCCGCGAGGAAACGACCGCCGAGGAACGCCAGACCACCTTCAACGGGATGATCGAGGTCGCGCTGGATGCGGCCCTGGGGCTGTAG
- a CDS encoding ABC transporter permease subunit yields MLAVLVLLLLMGVSVLIGWLLSGVTARLLPSAPPYLILVYTLGALLVLMPLTARLVPWITNWYYLFPAIVFLAAFTVLPVVLTVNYAFTNYSAVNSGSPDSAVRTAATLSPDRRVVTLAEIPQANTVQEYLKCRTATCAGDTLVLFDEEAAVPVRARIASVSGNQVTLAAPAPAGLAVANATRLNRYEYVGLANFREIFAKASRALWPVFLWTVIFAFSTVVINAVAGLILGILLYNKRLKGRNIYRTLLFLPWAIPAVISVQMWVALFNQQFGIVNKTLGLLGITAIPWLGDPLWAKISILLVNLWLGFPYMMTATISALSTINEDLYEAASIDGASRWQQIQNITLPLLRTSFTPILLSGFAFNFNNFGIIYLLTKGGPTQEGREATAQSTDILLSWGYNTAFASSGGQNFALASAIALIIFFLTLAISLVNFKAAGVFEEARR; encoded by the coding sequence ATGCTGGCGGTGCTGGTCCTCCTGCTGCTGATGGGGGTCTCGGTGCTGATCGGCTGGCTCCTGAGCGGCGTGACCGCCCGCCTCCTGCCGTCGGCGCCGCCCTACCTGATCCTGGTCTACACGCTGGGCGCCCTGCTGGTGCTGATGCCGCTCACCGCCCGGCTGGTTCCCTGGATCACGAACTGGTACTACCTCTTTCCCGCCATCGTATTTCTGGCGGCCTTCACGGTGCTGCCCGTCGTGCTGACGGTGAACTACGCCTTCACCAACTACAGCGCGGTGAACAGCGGCAGCCCGGATTCGGCGGTGCGGACGGCAGCCACCCTCAGCCCCGACCGCCGGGTCGTCACCCTGGCCGAGATCCCACAGGCGAACACCGTTCAGGAGTACCTGAAGTGCCGCACGGCCACCTGCGCCGGGGACACCCTCGTCCTGTTCGACGAGGAGGCCGCCGTCCCCGTGCGGGCGAGGATCGCCAGCGTGAGCGGCAATCAGGTGACGCTGGCCGCCCCCGCTCCCGCCGGGCTCGCCGTGGCGAACGCCACCCGGCTCAACCGCTACGAGTACGTGGGCCTGGCGAACTTCCGCGAGATCTTCGCCAAGGCGAGCCGGGCGCTGTGGCCGGTCTTTCTTTGGACCGTGATCTTCGCCTTCTCGACTGTGGTGATCAACGCTGTCGCGGGGCTGATCCTGGGCATCCTGCTGTACAACAAGCGCCTCAAGGGCCGCAACATCTACCGCACCCTGCTGTTCCTGCCCTGGGCGATTCCCGCCGTCATCAGCGTGCAGATGTGGGTGGCGCTCTTCAACCAGCAGTTCGGCATCGTGAACAAGACGCTGGGGCTGCTGGGCATCACGGCCATTCCGTGGCTGGGTGACCCCCTCTGGGCCAAGATCAGCATCCTGCTCGTGAACCTGTGGCTGGGCTTTCCCTACATGATGACGGCCACCATCAGCGCGCTCTCGACCATCAACGAGGACCTGTACGAGGCCGCCAGCATCGACGGGGCCAGCCGCTGGCAGCAGATTCAGAACATCACCCTGCCACTGCTGCGGACCTCCTTCACGCCGATCCTGCTCTCGGGCTTCGCCTTCAACTTCAACAACTTCGGCATCATCTACCTGCTCACCAAGGGCGGCCCCACCCAGGAGGGCCGCGAGGCGACCGCACAGAGCACCGACATCCTGCTGTCGTGGGGGTACAACACGGCCTTCGCCAGCAGCGGTGGGCAGAACTTCGCGCTCGCCAGCGCCATCGCGCTGATCATCTTCTTCCTGACGCTCGCCATTAGCCTGGTGAACTTCAAGGCCGCAGGCGTGTTCGAGGAGGCCCGCAGATGA
- a CDS encoding maltose ABC transporter substrate-binding protein, whose amino-acid sequence MKKALTVLSLALLGSASAANLTVWTHFGTGELAWLKSQAQAYEQKTGNKVTVVSVPFDQIPDKFIQSAPKGQGPDVIVTLPQDRLGQMAAAGVVEPLNKYVTTTTDFDRTAVSAFTYQGKLLGLPMFAESVALVYNKKLVSKAPTTWAEFLKTAQANTGNGKFGFLYDLSNAYMGYGFINAYGGYVFKNNGGTLNTKDIGLANTGADKASAFLNDLRYKYNLVPEGVSGDAARSAFLQGRLAMFLTGPWDMSDIKKAGLDVGIVPFPTPPGATSKWSPFVGVQGTLINAYSKNKAAAAAFAKQITSSDAQVAFNKAGGRIPVSLSARTKLKADPVVAGFGRTISVGTPMPNVPQMGAVWGPWSNAIAQSVQKPNQNYTQILDKAVQEINSNIK is encoded by the coding sequence ATGAAAAAAGCTCTCACCGTTCTGTCCCTCGCCCTGCTGGGAAGCGCCAGCGCCGCCAACCTGACGGTCTGGACCCACTTCGGCACGGGCGAACTCGCGTGGCTCAAGAGCCAGGCGCAGGCCTACGAGCAGAAGACCGGGAACAAGGTCACGGTCGTCAGCGTGCCCTTCGACCAGATTCCCGACAAGTTCATCCAGAGCGCCCCCAAGGGTCAGGGTCCCGACGTGATCGTCACGCTGCCCCAGGATCGCCTGGGCCAGATGGCCGCCGCGGGCGTGGTCGAGCCGCTGAACAAGTACGTCACCACCACCACCGACTTCGACCGGACGGCCGTGAGCGCCTTTACCTACCAGGGCAAGTTGCTGGGCCTCCCCATGTTCGCCGAGTCCGTGGCGCTGGTGTACAACAAGAAGCTGGTGTCCAAGGCGCCCACCACCTGGGCCGAGTTCCTGAAGACCGCGCAGGCGAACACCGGCAACGGCAAGTTCGGCTTCCTGTACGACCTGAGTAACGCCTACATGGGCTACGGGTTCATCAACGCCTACGGCGGGTACGTGTTCAAGAACAACGGCGGTACCCTGAACACGAAGGACATCGGCCTGGCGAACACCGGCGCGGACAAGGCGAGTGCGTTCCTGAACGACCTGCGCTACAAGTACAACCTCGTGCCCGAGGGCGTGAGCGGTGACGCGGCGCGCAGCGCCTTCCTGCAAGGGCGCCTCGCGATGTTCCTGACGGGTCCCTGGGACATGTCCGACATCAAGAAGGCGGGCCTCGACGTGGGCATCGTCCCCTTCCCCACGCCTCCCGGCGCGACCAGCAAGTGGAGCCCCTTCGTCGGCGTGCAGGGCACCCTGATCAACGCCTACAGCAAGAACAAGGCGGCGGCGGCGGCCTTCGCCAAGCAGATCACCTCCTCGGACGCGCAGGTCGCCTTTAACAAGGCGGGCGGGCGCATCCCGGTCAGCCTCTCGGCGCGCACCAAGCTCAAGGCGGACCCGGTGGTCGCGGGCTTCGGCCGGACGATCAGCGTGGGCACCCCCATGCCCAACGTGCCCCAGATGGGCGCCGTGTGGGGCCCCTGGAGCAACGCCATCGCCCAGAGCGTACAGAAGCCCAACCAGAACTACACGCAGATCCTCGACAAGGCCGTGCAGGAAATCAACAGCAACATCAAGTAA
- a CDS encoding DUF6194 family protein — MNEDAVREAITRGYADLEVIESSGNFFFQVRSGQEAGPDRWLPFATLVTNDLYDQASRLDRPSVFRLNVGVSPETYRSLFGAVPRGNGASVIDTGHDYTALDRLMPHPLYAPMAWVCVLNPSEATFQALQPLLNEAYTRATRREATRAERRDR, encoded by the coding sequence ATGAATGAGGACGCTGTTAGAGAGGCCATCACCCGCGGGTACGCCGACCTGGAGGTGATCGAGTCGTCGGGCAACTTCTTTTTCCAGGTCCGGTCTGGACAGGAGGCTGGCCCTGACCGCTGGCTGCCCTTCGCCACCCTGGTCACGAACGACCTGTATGACCAGGCCTCCCGGCTTGACCGGCCCTCGGTCTTTCGGCTCAACGTCGGGGTGAGTCCGGAAACCTACCGCTCGCTGTTCGGGGCAGTGCCCCGCGGCAACGGGGCGTCCGTCATAGACACCGGGCACGACTACACGGCGCTGGACCGGCTCATGCCGCACCCCCTGTACGCGCCGATGGCCTGGGTGTGTGTGCTCAACCCCAGTGAGGCGACGTTTCAGGCGCTCCAGCCCCTGCTGAACGAGGCCTATACGCGGGCGACCCGTCGTGAGGCCACACGGGCGGAGCGCCGGGATAGGTAG
- a CDS encoding RsmB/NOP family class I SAM-dependent RNA methyltransferase, with translation MTAPRPTANPARVLAARVLTRVLAGETFAAPALDAALTEARLAARDAGLATHLVYGTLRHALRLEAALTPLLRGETHPKARALLLAGTFEKLVLGTPPHAVVSEYVNLARLARLAPPGLVNAVLRRVEPPAETDETRSALPGWLIEVFRTAYGERADAVLADQLQPQPLWLSLSDAGIRSLEAEGSAVEPGPNGVDRVALARPLRDSAAYRQGQAQPINPASLAAVDALGDVEEARVLDLAGGAGVKAAMLAARGARVTSVDVVARKHDAARANLRRLGLHADFLTHDLTTPLHLPPAPFVLLDAPCTGTGTLRAHPEIKLRLTKETVGEMAALQARMLPNAAALVEPGGLLVYSVCSVTPQEGPETVRDFLTAHPEFTPEPLPDLDLPTVPAGEGVLTVPEGGLDGFFIVRLRRERGE, from the coding sequence GTGACTGCCCCCCGCCCCACCGCCAACCCGGCCCGCGTGCTGGCCGCACGTGTCCTGACGCGCGTGCTGGCCGGTGAAACCTTTGCCGCCCCCGCACTCGACGCGGCGCTGACGGAGGCGCGTCTCGCCGCCCGGGACGCGGGCCTAGCGACCCACCTCGTGTACGGCACCCTGCGCCACGCCCTCCGGTTGGAGGCGGCCCTCACGCCCCTGCTGCGCGGCGAGACGCATCCCAAGGCGCGCGCGCTGCTGCTCGCCGGGACCTTCGAGAAATTGGTTCTGGGTACTCCGCCCCACGCGGTGGTCAGCGAGTACGTGAACCTGGCACGTCTGGCTCGGCTGGCCCCGCCCGGCCTGGTGAACGCGGTCCTGCGCCGGGTGGAGCCGCCCGCCGAGACGGACGAGACCCGCTCCGCCCTTCCCGGCTGGCTGATCGAGGTGTTCCGCACGGCCTACGGCGAGCGGGCGGACGCCGTGCTGGCCGACCAGCTCCAGCCGCAACCCCTCTGGCTGAGCCTGTCGGACGCCGGGATCAGGAGCCTGGAGGCTGAGGGCAGCGCCGTCGAGCCCGGTCCGAACGGGGTGGACCGGGTAGCCCTCGCCCGCCCCTTGCGTGACTCCGCCGCATACCGCCAGGGGCAGGCCCAGCCCATCAACCCCGCCAGCCTCGCCGCCGTGGACGCGCTGGGCGACGTGGAGGAGGCGCGGGTCCTGGACCTCGCCGGGGGGGCGGGCGTGAAGGCTGCCATGCTGGCGGCACGGGGAGCGCGAGTGACAAGTGTGGATGTCGTCGCCCGCAAACACGACGCGGCGCGAGCGAACCTGAGAAGGCTGGGATTGCACGCCGATTTCCTGACCCATGACCTGACCACGCCGCTGCACCTGCCTCCCGCACCGTTTGTCCTGCTGGACGCGCCCTGCACCGGCACGGGCACCCTGCGCGCCCACCCCGAGATCAAGTTGAGGTTGACAAAGGAGACGGTGGGAGAAATGGCGGCCCTCCAGGCCCGGATGCTGCCGAATGCCGCCGCACTCGTCGAGCCCGGCGGTCTGCTCGTCTACAGCGTGTGCAGTGTTACTCCGCAGGAGGGGCCGGAGACTGTGCGGGATTTCCTGACCGCACACCCGGAGTTCACCCCTGAACCGCTCCCCGACTTGGACCTGCCCACCGTACCCGCCGGAGAGGGCGTGCTGACGGTGCCGGAAGGTGGCCTGGACGGCTTTTTCATCGTGCGCCTCAGGAGGGAGCGGGGGGAGTAG
- a CDS encoding TetR/AcrR family transcriptional regulator produces the protein MVSDPPRPARARSPEEKGQRRDDILRAAERLWAHTPYADLSMNQVARETKLAKGTLYLYFDTKEELYLALLTEHLGRWLDEVTALLDDRQPKTPGEVADVLVASSRGHEALRRLLILLGTVLEHNVGLELTLSFKREVRTLLQPVLDRVPLPQGIMLRLLMHLYALSVGWQHVTEELPSTGHLRRQPELAFMFPSFEKELSFSLHAVVDRLVAETVKV, from the coding sequence GTGGTCAGTGATCCCCCCCGTCCCGCCCGTGCCCGCAGCCCCGAGGAAAAGGGCCAGCGGCGCGACGACATCCTCCGCGCCGCGGAACGGCTCTGGGCCCATACCCCCTACGCCGACCTGAGCATGAACCAGGTGGCGCGCGAGACCAAACTCGCCAAGGGCACCCTCTACCTGTATTTCGACACCAAGGAGGAGCTGTACCTGGCCCTGCTCACCGAACACCTGGGGCGCTGGCTGGACGAGGTGACGGCCCTGCTCGACGACCGTCAGCCGAAGACGCCGGGCGAGGTCGCCGACGTCCTCGTCGCCTCCAGCCGCGGGCACGAGGCGTTGCGCCGACTTCTGATTCTGCTGGGCACCGTGCTCGAACACAACGTCGGCTTGGAACTGACGCTGAGCTTCAAGCGGGAGGTCCGCACCCTGCTTCAACCGGTGCTCGACCGGGTGCCCCTGCCGCAGGGCATCATGCTGCGGCTCCTGATGCACCTGTACGCCCTGTCGGTGGGCTGGCAGCACGTCACCGAGGAGTTGCCCTCTACCGGTCACCTGCGCCGTCAGCCCGAACTCGCCTTCATGTTTCCCTCCTTCGAGAAGGAACTGTCGTTCAGCCTGCACGCGGTCGTGGACCGACTGGTCGCGGAAACCGTCAAAGTCTAG